From Drosophila nasuta strain 15112-1781.00 chromosome X, ASM2355853v1, whole genome shotgun sequence, one genomic window encodes:
- the LOC132795238 gene encoding angiomotin isoform X1, which produces MTDVSHELGALRFVVDSPLSSKVAMFNNQATQHKQSQLLNPFSHDGRATSPKPTFSKDQYGKPLAGSLTEMRGQKANMHVMKEMLELCQIIDSEGYQVKDEPSMRVIPFGELFNIYNYISDKVVGILLRARKHKLLEFEGEMLYQRRDDDVPIFLLRPIKQIRQELNEKIEDIKRGASPAPQSTSVLLDKSAHEQKLKVAANERQSKSRTPSPAVKAKAKSKSPSPSAAAKPTEQEAATSPAAVAASVTPTVVEEPKAATTVEEPKAATTVEQPAAAVIIEQPTSLPAVEITPVPAESTEQVEPASAVESAASEVPAPTQAVEATAEVPAALVVEAAPVAPAEVEAVPVVVEATTEDTASQAAAAPVDAPIVVDDLPTIIVEASATFVRTVSVDKLETPTETEAAAAAAVAATAAESA; this is translated from the exons GATTCGCCGCTATCGTCGAAGGTGGCCATGTTCAACAATCAGGCGACACAGCACAAGCAGTCGCAGTTATTGAATCCCTTTTCGCACGATGGACGCGCCACATCGCCGAAGCCAACGTTCTCCAAGGATCAGTATGGCAAACCCTTGGCCGGCAGTCTGACTGAGATGCGTGGCCAGAAGGCCAACATGCATGTGATGAAGGAAATGCTCGAGTTGTGCCAGATCATTGACTCCGAGGGCTATCAAGTGAAGGATGAGCCCAGCATGCGCGTCATTCCCTTTGGCGAATTGTTCAAC ATTTACAACTACATCTCCGACAAGGTGGTCGGTATTTTGTTGCGCGCTCGCAAGCACAAGCTGCTGGAATTCGAGGGTGAGATGCTGTATCAGCGACGTGATGACGATGTGCCCATCTTTCTGCTGCGACCCATTAAGCAGATACGTCAGGAGCTCAACGAGAAGATCGAGGACATCAAGCGTGGCGCAAGTCCAGCGCCACAGTCCACCTCGGTGCTGCTCGATAAGTCGGCGCATGAACAGAAGCTCAAAGTGGCCGCCAACGAACGTCAGTCGAAGTCACGCACGCCATCGCCGGCGGTTAAAGCGAAAGCCAAGTCAAAGTCACCATCGCCAAGTGCAGCAGCGAAACCAACAGAACAAGAGGCAGCCACAAGtccagcagctgttgctgcttctgttaCTCCAACAGTTGTTGAGGAGCCAAAGGCAGCTACAACAGTTGAGGAGCCAAAGGCAGCTACAACAGTTGAGCAGCCAGCTGCTGCCGTGATCATTGAGCAGCCTACTTCTTTGCCAGCAGTTGAGATCACACCAGTTCCGGCAGAGAGCACAGAGCAGGTGGAGCCAGCCAGCGCAGTCGAAAGTGCTGCTTCAGAAGTGCCGGCTCCAACACAAGCTGTGGAAGCCACCGCCGAGGTGCCAGCTGCACTAGTTGTAGAGGCAGCTCCAGTTGCTCcagctgaagttgaagctgttccagttgttgttgaagcTACCACTGAAGACACTGcaagccaagcagcagcagctcccgTTGATGCTCCTATTGTAGTCGATGATTTGCCCACAATAATCGTTGAAGCCTCCGCCACATTTGTGCGCACGGTCAGCGTGGATAAGCTGGAGACGccaacagaaacagaagctgcagctgcagcagcagttgcagcaactgctgctgagAGTGCCTAA
- the LOC132795238 gene encoding angiomotin isoform X2, whose amino-acid sequence MFNNQATQHKQSQLLNPFSHDGRATSPKPTFSKDQYGKPLAGSLTEMRGQKANMHVMKEMLELCQIIDSEGYQVKDEPSMRVIPFGELFNIYNYISDKVVGILLRARKHKLLEFEGEMLYQRRDDDVPIFLLRPIKQIRQELNEKIEDIKRGASPAPQSTSVLLDKSAHEQKLKVAANERQSKSRTPSPAVKAKAKSKSPSPSAAAKPTEQEAATSPAAVAASVTPTVVEEPKAATTVEEPKAATTVEQPAAAVIIEQPTSLPAVEITPVPAESTEQVEPASAVESAASEVPAPTQAVEATAEVPAALVVEAAPVAPAEVEAVPVVVEATTEDTASQAAAAPVDAPIVVDDLPTIIVEASATFVRTVSVDKLETPTETEAAAAAAVAATAAESA is encoded by the exons ATGTTCAACAATCAGGCGACACAGCACAAGCAGTCGCAGTTATTGAATCCCTTTTCGCACGATGGACGCGCCACATCGCCGAAGCCAACGTTCTCCAAGGATCAGTATGGCAAACCCTTGGCCGGCAGTCTGACTGAGATGCGTGGCCAGAAGGCCAACATGCATGTGATGAAGGAAATGCTCGAGTTGTGCCAGATCATTGACTCCGAGGGCTATCAAGTGAAGGATGAGCCCAGCATGCGCGTCATTCCCTTTGGCGAATTGTTCAAC ATTTACAACTACATCTCCGACAAGGTGGTCGGTATTTTGTTGCGCGCTCGCAAGCACAAGCTGCTGGAATTCGAGGGTGAGATGCTGTATCAGCGACGTGATGACGATGTGCCCATCTTTCTGCTGCGACCCATTAAGCAGATACGTCAGGAGCTCAACGAGAAGATCGAGGACATCAAGCGTGGCGCAAGTCCAGCGCCACAGTCCACCTCGGTGCTGCTCGATAAGTCGGCGCATGAACAGAAGCTCAAAGTGGCCGCCAACGAACGTCAGTCGAAGTCACGCACGCCATCGCCGGCGGTTAAAGCGAAAGCCAAGTCAAAGTCACCATCGCCAAGTGCAGCAGCGAAACCAACAGAACAAGAGGCAGCCACAAGtccagcagctgttgctgcttctgttaCTCCAACAGTTGTTGAGGAGCCAAAGGCAGCTACAACAGTTGAGGAGCCAAAGGCAGCTACAACAGTTGAGCAGCCAGCTGCTGCCGTGATCATTGAGCAGCCTACTTCTTTGCCAGCAGTTGAGATCACACCAGTTCCGGCAGAGAGCACAGAGCAGGTGGAGCCAGCCAGCGCAGTCGAAAGTGCTGCTTCAGAAGTGCCGGCTCCAACACAAGCTGTGGAAGCCACCGCCGAGGTGCCAGCTGCACTAGTTGTAGAGGCAGCTCCAGTTGCTCcagctgaagttgaagctgttccagttgttgttgaagcTACCACTGAAGACACTGcaagccaagcagcagcagctcccgTTGATGCTCCTATTGTAGTCGATGATTTGCCCACAATAATCGTTGAAGCCTCCGCCACATTTGTGCGCACGGTCAGCGTGGATAAGCTGGAGACGccaacagaaacagaagctgcagctgcagcagcagttgcagcaactgctgctgagAGTGCCTAA
- the LOC132795239 gene encoding serine/threonine-protein phosphatase Pgam5, mitochondrial isoform X2, producing MRKFTAFACGTGAGLAAYYYQKLRDPQFVAHNSWTNSSQPVPDFALWDSNWDCRDPKSLVKPQKNDMPQEQNRYNSELEKSVPKYARHIILIRHGEYLDIGETDETHHLTDRGRLQAKYTGKRLHELGIKWDKVIASNMVRAQETADIILNEIDYDRSKVTNCAFLREGAPIPPQPPVGHWKPEASFYRDGARIEAAFRRYFHRAPPEQDKETHTLIVGHGNVIRYFVCRALQFPAEAWLRININHASITWLTISPSGNVSIRYLGDSGFLPAKQLTNRIPRQAKNVV from the exons ATGCGCAAGTTCACAGCGTTTGCTTGCGGCACAGGCGCCGGCCTTGCCGCCTACTATTATCAAAAGCTGCGCGATCCACAATTTGTGGCACACAACTCGTGGACGAACAGTTCGCAGCCGGTGCCGGATTTTGCGCTGTGGGACAGCAACTGGGACTGTCGTGACCCGAAGAGTCTGGTGAAACCGCAAAAGAACGATATGCCGCAAGAGCAGAATCGCTACAACAGCGAACTGGAGAAATCGGTGCCGAAATACGCCCGTCACATCATCCTGATACGACACGGCGAGTACCTGGACATTGGTGAGACAGATGAGACGCATCATTTAACGGATCGCGGTCGCCTGCAGGCCAAGTACACGGGCAAGCGACTGCACGAGCTGGGCATCAAGTGGGACAAGGTGATTGCATCGAATATGGTGCGTGCCCAGGAGACAGCTGATATCATCCTAAATGAGATCGACTACGATCGCAGCAAGGTGACCAATTGTGCGTTCCTCCGCGAGGGAGCTCCAATACCCCCACAGCCGCCAGTGGGTCACTGGAAGCCCGAGGCATCG TTTTATCGCGATGGCGCACGCATTGAGGCTGCCTTCCGACGCTACTTCCATCGGGCACCGCCAGAGCAGGACAAGGAGACGCACACACTGATCGTGGGCCATGGCAATGTCATACGCTACTTTGTCTGTCGTGCTCTCCAATTTCCCGCCGAGGCGTGGCTGCGCATCAACATCAATCACGCCTCAATCACATGGCTAACGATCAGTCCGTCGGGCAATGTCTCCATACGTTATCTGGGCGATTCGGGCTTCCTCCCGGCCAAGCAGCTCACCAATCGCATACCGCGTCAGGCCAAGAATGTTGTCTAG
- the LOC132795239 gene encoding serine/threonine-protein phosphatase Pgam5, mitochondrial isoform X1: protein MRKFTAFACGTGAGLAAYYYQKLRDPQFVAHNSWTNSSQPVPDFALWDSNWDCRDPKSLVKPQKNDMPQEQNRYNSELEKSVPKYARHIILIRHGEYLDIGETDETHHLTDRGRLQAKYTGKRLHELGIKWDKVIASNMVRAQETADIILNEIDYDRSKVTNCAFLREGAPIPPQPPVGHWKPEASQFYRDGARIEAAFRRYFHRAPPEQDKETHTLIVGHGNVIRYFVCRALQFPAEAWLRININHASITWLTISPSGNVSIRYLGDSGFLPAKQLTNRIPRQAKNVV, encoded by the exons ATGCGCAAGTTCACAGCGTTTGCTTGCGGCACAGGCGCCGGCCTTGCCGCCTACTATTATCAAAAGCTGCGCGATCCACAATTTGTGGCACACAACTCGTGGACGAACAGTTCGCAGCCGGTGCCGGATTTTGCGCTGTGGGACAGCAACTGGGACTGTCGTGACCCGAAGAGTCTGGTGAAACCGCAAAAGAACGATATGCCGCAAGAGCAGAATCGCTACAACAGCGAACTGGAGAAATCGGTGCCGAAATACGCCCGTCACATCATCCTGATACGACACGGCGAGTACCTGGACATTGGTGAGACAGATGAGACGCATCATTTAACGGATCGCGGTCGCCTGCAGGCCAAGTACACGGGCAAGCGACTGCACGAGCTGGGCATCAAGTGGGACAAGGTGATTGCATCGAATATGGTGCGTGCCCAGGAGACAGCTGATATCATCCTAAATGAGATCGACTACGATCGCAGCAAGGTGACCAATTGTGCGTTCCTCCGCGAGGGAGCTCCAATACCCCCACAGCCGCCAGTGGGTCACTGGAAGCCCGAGGCATCG CAGTTTTATCGCGATGGCGCACGCATTGAGGCTGCCTTCCGACGCTACTTCCATCGGGCACCGCCAGAGCAGGACAAGGAGACGCACACACTGATCGTGGGCCATGGCAATGTCATACGCTACTTTGTCTGTCGTGCTCTCCAATTTCCCGCCGAGGCGTGGCTGCGCATCAACATCAATCACGCCTCAATCACATGGCTAACGATCAGTCCGTCGGGCAATGTCTCCATACGTTATCTGGGCGATTCGGGCTTCCTCCCGGCCAAGCAGCTCACCAATCGCATACCGCGTCAGGCCAAGAATGTTGTCTAG
- the LOC132795237 gene encoding protein MMS22-like has translation MDYDLFQSDDDEEILTAYLEASQQPQQAAVIEQRLDYDNGYEDIDDDEDGAALDVLPEFNCTGRDTVKSQLDFPSNSFVRNGYTLNALPPRSRIDNLRFDFEPKQLKICLVLRYLHGEACKNVQKLCAAVAGQQQLQTKSTANWFAMRQQVTHFYHLLLHEQQTPVGQAELCALLQLRQLLNSCLDAAAWRILYFAEHSKGNDCTTPAYHLYHGALEWRLLDLCVQRKLQDQPEAQPSYEAQLSRLLDDLVLCSQLHYRSKQSVQLLHTSAFMCRCSKELWLLLQQQTDFWPRFHCSMQRHKAQLPMDATLSYHEFYAWLRLSVARLATQDGQQLTAEALQTGCLLQQFLAASPSEQQRRVYLCLLAPLQLDADVLCQLWESLHRSLNCQFNQSTQPQLDQLPLTLPSGAAYLQRYRQLLQSGGELEDLNLNSFTLFALLLGKTLGRTQSQKLLGRIFSKFSAAKLLALNECGIHHVIELFLCLLLSHQGDFAELASKLREMLLCLALDKLSVPRRQLTAKGHMALLLLHAERRQPLEDYIGKLLLQLSTIRNDLDVCAIYASCLPTIFELSSPDFGHGEQLLLGPWLTHYLEHSGQAAQERVWQAMHMLCQRLRATLVATSAGGGGMWQALQQHVLPQLRLQYVSGFSSWLPKLAAQFVLLDSSRKLLTSLLQDAEPVNLAASAQLLLQVLELGLQPTAEQLIQVWLKSLVLLQPQHADVRQLTPHILELPEMQTLELTASALESREPLCAFFGALGRRAQQPDAVAHVRMQLSHKLHAYVAHFERWHVESCASRFYNFIAIVIYNCATLAYVRSKPSCFLHVALTRFLLPTQLQAGVAPEARLLPLFNKIFPVLLQGLGRLPYRQDAYLTRTLEQLVLHWTPHFAYTTNAKLVARPYATLLQADAAVGELSQFVLQQLAQQFLSVQRSQPGQHVRLVLSLLQQLIVGLQEATLDAERQLLTLLKAVHVPLLEHIMFVGEHESSRLQVLQLYRLLVAQTLFQRSPEAQAHCCNDLRSLAEKHLAHCTYFYFQMLIKLAELAPQLFTSLFDFVREQALNVELKRGAGEDCGIRKCLQRLQQVLQGS, from the exons ATGGATTACGATCTGTTTCAATCGGATGACGATGAGGAGATACTTACCGCCTACCTAGAAGCCtcacaacagccacagcaagcTGCCGTTATAGAGCAAAGATTGGATTATGATAATGGCTATGAAgatattgatgatgatgaagatggaGCTGCGCTCGATGTGCTGCCCGAATTTAATTGCACGGGACGCGATACGGTGAAGAGTCAGCTGGACTTTCCCAGCAACAGTTTTGTGCGCAATGGCTACACATTGAATGCGCTGCCGCCGCGCAGTCGCATTGATAATCTACGCTTCGATTTTGAGCCCAAGCAACTGAAGATTTGCCTTGTCTTGCGTTACTTGCACGGCGAAGCGTG CAAGAATGTGCAGAAACTGTGTGCCGCCGTTGCaggacagcaacagctgcaaacaAAGTCGACGGCAAATTGGTTTGCAATGCGTCAACAGGTGACGCACTTCTATCACCTACTGCTGCACGAGCAGCAGACACCTGTGGGCCAAGCTGAGCTGTGCGcactgctgcagctgcgccAGTTGCTCAACAGCTGCCTGGATGCAGCGGCATGGCGGATTCTCTACTTTGCGGAGCACAGCAAAGGCAACGATTGCACAACGCCCGCTTATCATTTGTACCACGGCGCACTCGAGTGGCGACTGCTCGATCTGTGTGTGCAGCGCAAGCTGCAGGATCAGCCCGAAGCACAGCCCAGCTACGAGGCGCAATTGTCGCGACTGCTCGACGATCTGGTGCTCTGCAGTCAGTTGCATTATCGCAGCAAACAGAGCGTCCAGCTGCTGCACACCTCGGCTTTCATGTGTCGCTGCAGCAAGgagctgtggctgctgctgcagcagcaaacggATTTTTGGCCGCGCTTCCATTGCTCGATGCAACGCCACAAGGCGCAGCTGCCAA TGGATGCCACTTTGAGTTACCATGAGTTCTATGCCTGGCTGCGTTTGAGCGTCGCCCGCTTGGCCACCCAAGATGGACAACAGCTCACGGCGGAGGCGTTACAAACCGGTTGTCTGCTGCAGCAGTTTCTGGCTGCCTCACCAAGCGAACAGCAGCGTCGcgtttatttgtgtttgctggCACCGCTGCAGCTCGATGCGGATGTGCTCTGCCAGCTGTGGGAATCGTTGCATCGCTCGCTCAACTGTCAGTTCAATCAATCGACGCAGCCGCAGCTGGATCAACTGCCATTGACGTTGCCAAGCGGCGCTGCCTATTTGCAACGCTATCGCCAGCTGCTTCAGAGCGGAGGAGAGCTCGAGGATTTGAATCTAAATAGCTTCACGctgtttgctttgttgcttGGCAAGACGCTGGGCAGGACACAATCGCAGAAGCTGCTCGGACGCATCTTTAGCAAATTCAGCGCTGCCAAATTGTTGGCACTTAACGAATGCGGCATTCATCACGTGATCGAACTCTTCCTGTGTCTGCTGCTCTCGCATCAAGGCGACTTTGCTGAGCTCGCCTCCAAGCTGCGCGAGATGCTTCTCTGCTTGGCGCTTGACAAGCTCAGCGTTCCGCGTCGCCAGCTGACGGCCAAGGGACACATGGCGCTACTATTGCTGCATGCGGAGCGTCGTCAGCCCCTCGAGGATTACATTGGCAAGTTGCTCCTGCAGCTCTCAACAATACGCAACGATCTCGATGTATGCGCCATTTATGCCAGCTGCTTGCCAACGATCTTTGAGCTCTCCAGTCCAGACTTTGGACACGgcgagcagctgctgctggggcCTTGGCTAACGCATTATCTGGAGCACAGCGGGCAGGCGGCGCAGGAGCGCGTCTGGCAGGCGATGCACATGCTCTGCCAGCGACTGCGTGCCACCTTGGTTGCAACCTCAGCGGGCGGtggtggcatgtggcaggcgTTGCAGCAACATGTGTTGCCACAGCTGCGGCTGCAGTACGTCAGCGGCTTTAGCAGCTGGCTGCCCAAGCTGGCGGCCCAATTCGTGCTCCTCGACAGCAGTCGAAAGCTGCTCACATCGCTGCTGCAGGATGCGGAACCCGTTAACCTGGCGGCCAGCGcccagttgctgctgcaagtcCTCGAACTGGGCTTGCAACCGACGGCCGAGCAGCTCATCCAAGTGTGGCTCAAGTCGTTGGTGCTCCTTCAGCCGCAACATGCCGACGTCCGTCAACTGACGCCGCATATCCTTGAGCTGCCCGAGATGCAGACACTCGAGTTGACAGCCTCGGCTCTGGAGTCACGTGAGCCGCTGTGCGCGTTCTTTGGGGCGTTGGGACGTCGCGCCCAGCAGCCGGATGCAGTGGCGCATGTGCGCATGCAACTCAGCCACAAGTTGCACGCTTATGTGGCGCACTTCGAGCGTTGGCATGTCGAGTCGTGTGCCTCGCGCTTCTACAACTTCATTGCGATTGTCATCTACAATTGTGCCACACTCGCCTACGTTCGCTCGAAGCCGAGTTGCTTCCTCCACGTCGCGTTGACCCGCTTCCTGCTGCCCACACAGCTGCAAGCGGGCGTGGCACCCGAGGCACGTTTGTTGCCACTCTTCAACAAGATCTTTCCGGTGCTGTTGCAGGGACTTGGTCGGCTGCCGTATCGCCAGGATGCGTACCTGACGCGCACTCTCGAGCAGCTCGTGCTCCACTGGACGCCGCATTTCGCCTACACAACGAATGCCAAACTTGTGGCACGTCCTTATGCCACGCTGTTGCAAGCagatgctgctgttggagAGTTATCGCAATTTGTGCTGCAACAGTTGGCTCAACAGTTTCTCAGCGTGCAACGCAGCCAGCCGGGGCAACATGTGCGTCTTGTGTTGAgtctgctgcagcagctgatcGTGGGACTCCAGGAGGCGACTCTCGATGCTGAGCGACAGCTGTTGACCTTGTTGAAGGCGGTGCATGTGCCGCTGCTGGAGCACATCATGTTTGTGGGCGAACACGAGTCGAGTCGCCTCCAAGTGTTGCAGCTCTATCGCTTGCTTGTGGCTCAAACGCTCTTCCAACGCTCGCCGGAGGCTCAAGCGCATTGCTGCAACGATCTCCGATCGCTGGCCGAGAAGCATTTGGCCCATTGCACCTACTTCTATTTCCAAATGCTGATCAAGCTCGCCGAGCTCGCGCCTCAGCTCTTCACCTCCCTCTTCGACTTTGTGCGCGAGCAGGCGCTCAACGTGGAGTTGAAACGCGGCGCTGGCGAGGATTGCGGCATACGCAAGTGCTTGCAACGACTCCAGCAGGTGTTGCAAGGCAGCTAA
- the LOC132795947 gene encoding peroxisomal targeting signal 1 receptor produces MSLRPLVEGDCGAVNPLMQLGGQFTRDVARKDEGFAAAPFERQLRPDEQMVSDYLGHVAAPPQSFQMNSLLQEMRDINIHGAGGAQVDEVMAGQWSRDFQQQQKLQSGGNKMLHMQPQQQQLHHAQEFFDEPLISSQNFRPPPMMMMQSPYMAITAPPVTQTQHDTFFDEQLETIDTDKQRVEDWINDYPREKEQSEQTAANFNEKFWQRLQDEWQKLAEENEHPWLSEYNENLDAYKEYEFAEQNPMSELPNAFEKGKEYLAKGDIPSAVLCFEVAAKKEPERLEVWQLLGASQAENEMDPQAIAALKRALDLQPENRQVLMSLAVCYTNEGLQSSAVKMLSNWIEVHPQYKQLLAAYPQLQAEGSSLASSLIGANKLRDLQEVYLQAVRMQPSQVDADLQEALGVLYNLSGEFDKAVDCYRSAVQVDPQNAKLWNRLGASLANGSRSVEAVEAYQHALQLQPGFIRVRYNVGVCCMNLKAYKEGAEHLLTALTMQAHTNASRDLPNAEGIAGGQQQMSESIWSTLKMVISLMGRSELQTHVSERNLAALNAAFKD; encoded by the coding sequence ATGTCGTTACGTCCACTTGTGGAAGGCGACTGCGGCGCCGTCAATCCGTTGATGCAACTTGGCGGCCAATTCACTCGCGATGTGGCCCGCAAGGACGAAGGATTCGCAGCGGCGCCATTTGAGCGCCAGCTGCGTCCCGATGAGCAAATGGTCAGCGACTATCTGGGTCATGTGGCTGCACCACCGCAATCCTTTCAAATGAACTCGCTGCTGCAGGAGATGCGCGACATTAACATCCACGGTGCAGGTGGAGCACAGGTGGATGAGGTGATGGCTGGCCAATGGAGTCGTGACtttcagcaacagcaaaagcttCAGTCCGGTGGCAACAAAATGCTGCACatgcagccgcagcagcagcaactacaccATGCTCAAGAATTCTTCGATGAACCTTTGATCAGCAGTCAAAACTTTCGGCCGCCAcccatgatgatgatgcagaGTCCATACATGGCCATAACAGCGCCACCAgtgacacaaacacaacacgaTACCTTCTTCGACGAGCAGCTGGAAACCATCGATACCGACAAACAAAGAGTGGAGGATTGGATCAACGACTATCCGCGTGAAAAAGAGCAAAGCGAACAAACGGCAGCGAATTTCAATGAAAAGTTCTGGCAGCGGCTGCAGGACGAATGGCAAAAGTTGGCCGAGGAGAATGAGCATCCGTGGCTCAGCGAATATAACGAGAATCTGGACGCGTACAAAGAGTACGAGTTCGCTGAACAGAATCCCATGTCCGAGCTGCCTAATGCCTTTGAGAAGGGCAAAGAATACCTGGCCAAAGGTGACATACCCAGCGCAGTGCTGTGCTTCGAGGTGGCAGCCAAAAAGGAGCCGGAACGCCTCGAAGTCTGGCAATTGCTAGGCGCCTCGCAGGCAGAGAATGAAATGGATCCGCAGGCAATTGCGGCATTGAAGCGTGCACTCGACTTGCAGCCCGAGAATCGTCAGGTGCTCATGTCGCTCGCCGTTTGCTATACAAACGAAGGACTGCAGAGCAGCGCTGTCAAAATGCTATCGAACTGGATTGAGGTGCATCCGCAGTATAAGCAACTGTTGGCCGCCTATCCACAGTTGCAGGCCGAGGGCAGTTCGCTAGCTTCCTCGCTGATTGGCGCCAACAAGCTGCGTGATCTCCAGGAGGTTTATTTGCAGGCTGTACGCATGCAGCCGTCGCAAGTGGACGCCGATCTGCAAGAGGCACTGGGTGTGCTCTACAATCTGTCGGGGGAGTTTGACAAAGCTGTCGATTGCTACAGGAGCGCTGTGCAGGTGGATCCACAGAATGCCAAGCTCTGGAATCGTTTGGGCGCCAGTCTGGCCAACGGTTCGCGGTCCGTCGAAGCTGTCGAGGCCTATCAGCATGCACTGCAGCTCCAGCCGGGCTTCATACGTGTGCGCTACAATGTGGGCGTCTGTTGCATGAACCTCAAGGCGTACAAGGAGGGTGCCGAGCATTTATTGACGGCACTTACCATGCAGGCGCACACAAATGCCTCTCGAGATCTGCCCAATGCTGAGGGCATTGCTGGGGGTCAGCAACAGATGTCCGAGTCCATTTGGAGCACATTAAAGATGGTCATATCGCTGATGGGACGCAGCGAGCTGCAGACGCATGTTAGCGAACGTAATTTGGCAGCGCTTAATGCTGCTTTCAAGGATTAG
- the LOC132795948 gene encoding mediator of RNA polymerase II transcription subunit 18 yields MAISSARESLSHALTNRFLPNLEYLLQGSILDSAVEHLMHRLKGLCDNVDTSPEPFHDLEVCMSLRQSQSNQPLLLRVRRALGRDAPFQMRYLGQPEVDIRRPTLVRSCMDCACTNGILDFLSEMGFRLEFEYIAKGYMFRKGRMKITVSKLIKIVPGKQQDMANEPISQSYIVELSVVAPTGQENVGEEMRVFAEQLKPLVQLEKIDYKRLGNLP; encoded by the exons atggCCATCTCGTCGGCACGCGAATCACTTTCCCATGCGCTGACCAACCGCTTTCTGCCTAATCTCGAGTACTTGTTGCAAGGCTCCATTTTAGACTCGGCTGTCGAGCATTTGATGCACAG ACTAAAAGGATTGTGCGATAATGTGGACACCTCGCCGGAACCCTTCCATGATCTGGAGGTCTGCATGAGCCTGCGTCAATCGCAGTCCAATCAGCCGCTTTTGTTGCGCGTTCGTCGCGCCTTGGGACGCGATGCCCCATTCCAAATGCGCTATCTTGGACAACCCGAGGTGGATATACGACGGCCAACACTGGTGCGCAGTTGCATGGACTGCGCCTGCACCAATGGGATACTTGATTTTCTATCTGAAATGGGATTTCGCCTGGAGTTTGAGTATATAGCGAAGG GTTACATGTTTCGAAAGGGACGCATGAAGATAACCGTCTCCAAGCTGATTAAAATCGTGCCCGGCAAGCAACAGGACATGGCCAATGAACCAATTTCACAGAGCTACATCGTTGAATTGTCTGTGGTGGCGCCCACGGGACAAGAGAATGTGGGCGAGGAGATGCGTGTGTTTGCCGAGCAGCTAAAGCCGCTGGTGCAGCTCGAGAAGATCGACTACAAGCGCTTGGGCAACTTGCCCTAA